The following coding sequences lie in one Mycobacterium sp. DL440 genomic window:
- a CDS encoding LysR family transcriptional regulator, translating to MDTHRLKYFLRIAEERSITRAAGVLGIAQPALSRQLQLLEEDLGVTLFTRTRRGVELTEAGERLRASTAGPLRQLELAVQYAGTPLARLDRTLRLGLPESTVDLLAAPLLGNLTTVFPEATFSVTAGSTDHLVEAMLKGAVDIALINPVPDERVFYRELLSEQLFLIGGPESNLDATRAVGFGDVVGLPLVVPRSASGVGTALQNAALRTKVTFRHQTTTDSVAVMKNVIEAGISYGVLPLSACRREIDDGRLRFAPIGDASLTQRLGVAATAQLDLPRELSVKIGDNIREEVAALVKSGTWTADLMATRPWNPMQG from the coding sequence ATGGACACCCACCGGCTCAAGTACTTCCTGCGCATCGCAGAGGAACGCTCCATCACGCGCGCGGCCGGCGTGCTGGGTATCGCCCAACCGGCGTTGAGCCGTCAACTGCAGCTGCTCGAAGAGGACCTCGGCGTTACGTTGTTCACCCGCACCCGGCGCGGTGTCGAGCTGACCGAGGCCGGTGAACGGCTGCGGGCCTCGACGGCCGGGCCGCTGCGGCAGCTGGAACTGGCCGTCCAGTACGCCGGGACGCCGTTGGCCCGGCTCGACCGGACCCTGCGTCTCGGCCTACCAGAGTCGACCGTCGACCTGCTGGCCGCACCACTTCTCGGCAATCTGACGACCGTGTTCCCCGAGGCGACGTTCTCGGTGACCGCCGGGAGCACCGACCATCTCGTCGAGGCCATGCTCAAAGGTGCCGTCGACATAGCGCTCATCAACCCGGTGCCCGATGAGCGAGTCTTCTATCGAGAGTTGTTGTCCGAACAGCTGTTCTTGATCGGCGGACCCGAATCGAACCTCGACGCCACCCGCGCCGTCGGGTTCGGCGATGTCGTCGGGTTGCCCCTCGTGGTGCCACGGTCGGCGTCGGGCGTCGGTACGGCGCTGCAGAATGCGGCGCTGCGCACGAAGGTCACGTTCCGTCACCAGACGACAACCGATTCCGTTGCCGTGATGAAGAACGTGATCGAGGCGGGTATCTCCTACGGGGTCTTGCCTCTGTCGGCATGCCGTCGCGAAATCGATGATGGGCGTTTGCGATTCGCACCGATCGGAGATGCGTCCCTGACTCAGCGGCTCGGTGTCGCCGCGACGGCACAACTCGACCTGCCACGCGAACTCAGCGTGAAGATCGGCGACAACATCCGTGAAGAAGTCGCGGCCCTGGTCAAGTCCGGTACGTGGACGGCCGACCTGATGGCCACCCGGCCCTGGAATCCGATGCAGGGCTGA
- a CDS encoding SDR family NAD(P)-dependent oxidoreductase, with protein MLGLEGKTFIVAGGATGIGAGTAKRLAAEGASVVVGDVNIAGAKATVETIATSGGSAIAVEFDLTDDESVRYLVDATISEFGAVHGLDNVGADLSEDNLGRDTTILDTPFEVWHRTLDVNLLGFVRTIRAVLPHLLEHGGGSIVNTSSGGSLGTDPMHVAYNASKAAVNQLTRHVANNYGAQGIRSNAVMPGLVMGETQERQDDQQIQQMFLRAAKVTRLGRPADLAAVTAFLLSDDAEWINGQTWYIGGASHMRQ; from the coding sequence ATGCTCGGGCTTGAGGGCAAGACGTTCATCGTCGCCGGCGGAGCGACGGGTATCGGCGCCGGCACCGCCAAGCGGTTGGCCGCCGAGGGTGCGTCGGTCGTCGTGGGCGACGTCAACATAGCAGGGGCCAAGGCCACCGTCGAGACGATCGCCACGTCGGGCGGCAGCGCCATCGCCGTCGAATTCGACCTCACCGACGACGAATCCGTTCGGTACCTCGTCGACGCGACGATCTCGGAGTTCGGTGCGGTCCATGGATTGGACAACGTCGGTGCCGATCTGTCGGAGGACAACCTCGGACGTGACACCACGATTCTCGACACCCCGTTCGAGGTATGGCACCGCACCCTCGACGTCAATCTGCTGGGCTTCGTGCGCACCATCCGTGCCGTGCTACCACACCTGCTCGAACACGGGGGCGGCAGCATCGTCAACACCTCGTCGGGCGGATCGCTGGGCACCGACCCGATGCACGTCGCCTACAACGCCTCCAAGGCTGCCGTCAACCAGCTCACCCGCCACGTGGCGAACAACTATGGGGCACAAGGTATTCGCAGCAACGCCGTGATGCCGGGCCTGGTGATGGGGGAGACCCAGGAACGTCAGGACGATCAACAGATCCAGCAGATGTTCCTGAGGGCGGCCAAGGTCACGCGCCTCGGCAGGCCTGCCGACCTGGCCGCCGTCACCGCGTTCCTGTTGTCCGACGACGCCGAATGGATCAACGGCCAGACCTGGTACATCGGCGGCGCATCGCACATGCGTCAGTGA
- a CDS encoding SDR family NAD(P)-dependent oxidoreductase has product MTVHNDADAIAALNLDSLPRHIIDKRVTELMDLSGKKAFVTGAGGDGLGQAIANRLAGLGADVALIGRTFEKVERRAHDIEQRWGVNAHPVKADMSDWDQVHDAIHIAHEQLGGLDIMVNNPVMVVGGPFEKHTKADIDHTVLGSLTMMMYGAHAALEFLLPQGSGKIINIGSVGGRIQQRGLVVYNACKSGVVGFTRNLAHEVAPRGVNVLGVAPGIMIKPEMMEYLLDPKTPAHFAGRGAILEAITTQVQLGRASLPEEAANMVAFLASEAADYLCGQTIDVAGGQWMN; this is encoded by the coding sequence ATGACGGTCCATAACGATGCCGACGCCATCGCGGCACTGAATCTCGACAGCCTGCCCCGGCACATCATCGACAAACGAGTCACCGAGTTGATGGATCTTTCGGGCAAGAAAGCGTTTGTCACCGGTGCCGGTGGCGATGGACTCGGCCAGGCCATCGCCAACCGCTTGGCCGGGCTCGGGGCCGACGTCGCATTGATCGGACGCACTTTCGAGAAAGTCGAACGCCGCGCGCACGACATCGAGCAGCGGTGGGGCGTCAACGCGCACCCGGTGAAGGCCGACATGTCGGACTGGGATCAGGTGCACGACGCGATTCACATCGCACACGAGCAGCTGGGCGGATTGGACATCATGGTCAACAACCCGGTGATGGTGGTCGGTGGCCCGTTCGAGAAGCACACCAAGGCCGACATCGACCACACCGTGCTGGGCAGTCTGACCATGATGATGTACGGCGCCCATGCCGCGTTGGAATTCCTGCTCCCGCAGGGGTCGGGCAAGATCATCAACATCGGATCGGTGGGCGGTCGCATCCAGCAGCGCGGGCTGGTGGTGTACAACGCGTGCAAATCGGGCGTCGTCGGGTTCACCCGAAACCTCGCACATGAAGTCGCGCCGCGGGGAGTGAATGTGCTCGGTGTAGCGCCGGGGATCATGATCAAACCGGAGATGATGGAGTACCTGCTCGACCCGAAGACCCCGGCACATTTCGCGGGCCGCGGCGCGATCTTGGAGGCCATCACCACCCAGGTGCAACTCGGCCGGGCGTCGCTACCCGAGGAGGCGGCCAACATGGTGGCCTTTCTGGCGTCGGAGGCGGCCGACTACCTGTGCGGGCAGACGATCGACGTCGCCGGCGGGCAGTGGATGAACTGA
- a CDS encoding sulfotransferase, with protein MPTVSDIKADAVEQTGLTDFGDGTFEEGLAILLSSLDTEARLNARGEAFLYPRLTGYLAQRLQVEEWYRRHPEIDEVPIMTPVIGLGLPRTGSTALSMLLAQDPDVRYLRRWESSQPCPPPSTVLGADPRIPSGKGEMVGTRHHVPADTHGPMECHELMALDFKSHLFQSFAQVPTYSTWLVEKADLTTTLAYQRRVMKLLQWGEPDWPWRLKCPSHVLWLDAVSKVFPDARFVMTHRDPTDVILSVADLYADIIGTFTDQIDRPYIGRLNVEHWSVGMDRALEFRVRTGQDRFYDIDFRAMQADPIGEVTALYSWLGQPVTDEFAQRMDSWWTQAAAEREPSSHADPAMFDIDLDQVRPRFARYAEHTARWTTHENRSPHGN; from the coding sequence ATGCCCACCGTCAGCGACATCAAGGCAGATGCTGTCGAGCAGACCGGCCTGACGGACTTCGGCGACGGCACCTTCGAGGAGGGCCTGGCGATCCTGCTGTCCTCGCTGGATACCGAGGCCCGGCTGAACGCGCGGGGCGAGGCGTTTCTCTACCCCCGCCTCACCGGGTATCTGGCTCAGCGACTGCAGGTCGAAGAGTGGTATCGGCGCCACCCCGAGATCGACGAGGTACCCATCATGACGCCAGTCATTGGCCTGGGCCTGCCGCGCACGGGTTCCACGGCGCTGTCGATGCTGCTCGCGCAAGACCCCGACGTGCGTTACCTGCGGCGCTGGGAGTCGTCACAGCCGTGCCCGCCGCCGTCGACGGTGCTGGGCGCAGATCCCCGAATCCCGTCCGGGAAAGGGGAAATGGTCGGGACGCGGCATCACGTCCCGGCGGACACGCACGGCCCCATGGAATGCCATGAGCTGATGGCCCTGGACTTCAAATCGCATCTGTTCCAGTCTTTCGCCCAGGTACCGACGTATTCCACCTGGCTGGTGGAAAAGGCCGATCTGACCACGACTCTGGCTTATCAGCGGCGGGTGATGAAGCTGCTTCAATGGGGTGAACCCGACTGGCCATGGCGGCTGAAATGCCCCTCGCATGTGTTGTGGCTGGATGCCGTCAGCAAGGTCTTCCCGGATGCCAGATTCGTGATGACACATCGCGATCCGACCGACGTCATCCTGTCGGTGGCCGACCTGTACGCCGACATCATCGGCACCTTCACTGACCAGATTGACCGGCCCTACATTGGCCGGCTCAACGTCGAGCACTGGTCCGTCGGTATGGACCGGGCGCTGGAGTTCCGTGTGAGAACAGGCCAGGACCGGTTCTACGACATCGATTTTCGTGCTATGCAGGCCGATCCGATCGGCGAGGTCACCGCCCTGTACTCCTGGCTCGGCCAGCCCGTAACCGACGAATTCGCGCAACGGATGGACAGTTGGTGGACTCAGGCCGCCGCCGAACGCGAGCCCAGCTCCCACGCCGACCCGGCAATGTTCGACATCGACCTGGATCAGGTTCGGCCCCGCTTCGCCCGGTATGCCGAACACACCGCCCGTTGGACCACTCACGAGAACAGGAGCCCGCATGGCAATTGA
- a CDS encoding transposase: MDISRSRRTKIPAEEKTRLVLAILANEMTCAQAARRCGASIVTVTKWKHQFLAAGAQRLQEIPSGSAGARGNPEQRRMQIENEQLKLALAEATVQLRIWQRGAALADQVPSPTSKP, encoded by the coding sequence GTGGATATATCCCGGTCGCGTCGGACGAAGATCCCCGCCGAAGAGAAAACTCGATTGGTGTTGGCGATCTTGGCCAACGAGATGACCTGTGCCCAGGCCGCTCGCCGGTGCGGGGCTTCCATAGTCACGGTCACCAAGTGGAAACATCAGTTCTTGGCGGCCGGCGCGCAGCGCCTCCAAGAGATCCCCAGCGGCTCAGCCGGAGCCAGGGGCAACCCCGAGCAACGTCGGATGCAGATCGAAAACGAACAGCTGAAATTGGCGTTAGCCGAAGCCACCGTGCAACTGCGGATCTGGCAACGCGGAGCGGCATTGGCTGACCAAGTCCCTTCGCCGACCTCGAAGCCCTAA